The sequence TTCCGGCGCGCTTTCTCTTTCAACTGACTTCCGATGCGGCGACGATCACCCGAAATTCGAATTCCAAATTGCTTGTCAACGACCGTGCCGACATCGCGCTCGCGGCCGGAGCGGACGGAGTTCATCTGACTTCAAGCTCGGTTTCGCCGGAAACGTTGCGCGCGGTGTTTCCGTCTGATTTCCTGATCGGGGTTTCGACCCATTCGCGCGAAGAAATCGCCAATGCCAAGAAAAGCGGCGCCGACTTCGCCGTTTTCGGTCCGGTCTTTGCGACTCCCGGGAAGGGAACTCCGACCGGGTTGCGCGAGTTTCCTGAAATTCTCGCTGAGGTAAGACCGTTTCCGGTTCTCGGTCTGGGCGGGATCGACCAAACGAACTTCGGGGATGTCCTCGGAGTCGCTGACGGTTTCGCCGCGATCCGATTTCTTAACAGCGAGGAGAACATTGCCCGACTGAACGCGAAATGAAATCCCAAATCCCGAAACCCAAAATTGCGTTGACGATCGCCGGCCTCGACCCTTCGGGCGGCGCCGGGATCATCGCCGATCTCAAGACGTTCGCCGCCTTTGGCTGTTACGGTGCGGCGGCGCTGACCTCGATCACGTTTCAGAACACGCAGGGAGTTTTCGGCGCCGAGAATGTTTCGGCGGAAAACGTTCGGGCGCAGGTTGCGCCGATCTTCGACGATTTCAAGGTCGACGCCGTCAAGACGGGAATGCTGCCGACGCGCGGGATCATCGAAGAGATCGCGGCGATGGCGTCGGAATTCGGTTTCGAAAACTTCGTCGTCGATCCCGTCGTCCGTTCGACTTCGGGCTTTGACCTGATCGACGATGCGGCACTCGGATCATTGATCGAAAAGCTCTTTCCGCTCGCAATTTTGATCACTCCGAACGCGGTCGAGGCGGAGCGGATCACCGGTCTGAAGATCGAATCGCTCGCCGACATCGTCCGCGCGGCGAACATTATGCACGACTTCGGAGCGCGCGCGGTCCTGATCAAAGGCGGACATCTTTCGATTTTGGATTGGGGATTTGGGATTGGGGATTTGGGAGTTGCGAATTCGGATTTGGGATTTGGGATTCCGGATTTAGGAGACATGGAATCGGGAATCGGGAATTCGGCGCGCCGTCAAGCGGTCAGATACACGGATGCGGGTTCGAACGCGCGCAAGGCATTCGATTTTCTCTTTATCGACGGTGTTGAGCATCGCTTTTCTGCCGATTTCATCGAAACGACCGCGACACACGGGACGGGCTGCACGCTGGCCGCCGCGATCGCCGCCGGACTCGCGAACGGGAAATCGCTCGTCGACGCGGTCGCCGCCGCAAAAGATTTCGTCAACGCCGCGATCCGCACGGCACCGATGATCGGCAAAGGCCATTCGCCGATCAATCACCTCGTCAAAATGCCGGATTGAGCGACCGAGCTCAATGTCGCCAAGAAATTCAGATTTCCGAAGGCCCGCCCGCAGCGCTCATTTGTTCGGTTTCACGCGACGGTGAACGGTTTCACAACTAAGAACAAACCCCAATTTCAACGACCGGGCATTTTCCTGACTCACAGCTCACAGCTCGCCGCTCATAGCTCGAATCTGACAATCGGAGCGTGAGCGGAGCCATTCGAATCCGGTACGCGAAAGCTCGCCGGTATGCGTGAGCAAGACGAAGATCGATCGATCGATCATTACGCGCTTCACGAATCGGTCGCAAGTTTGGCACTGACGCTTGTCCGGAAAAAGACCTCTTGACATTCAAACCGAAGGGGCGTAGAAAACTATTAGAAGGCAACGTCGGTTAGATTCACTTGTTCTGAAGTTTGCGGTTTAGAGAGCAGAAGCTCCTTTTTGAGGGAGGCCGAAAGTGCGAAATCTTCCAAATACTGAAACCCTCGCGGACGAGAGTCGTCCGATTCCAGTCGATTCCAGTCGATTCCAGTCGATTCCAGTCGATTCCAGTCGATTCCAGTCGATTCCAGTCGATTCCAGTCGATTCCAGTCGATTCCAGTCGATTCCAGTCGATTCCAGTCGATTCCAGTCGATTCCAGTCGATTCCAGTCGATTCCAGCCGCGCATTCCATAGAGCCAACTGTAATCAATTCGAAATTCATCCGCGCCGCGATAAGATTCGCGGCTTTTTTGTTTTCGCGCGCAATCGTGCGGTCGCGCCGCGTGGCCCAAATGATGCCCTACGCGAAAGGAAGGAAATATGTCACAGAAATCCAAATCCGAAATCACCGATCAATCATTCGACACCAAACGCCCCAATTGGTTATTCCTGTTGATCATCGCCGTCGTCGCCCTCGGCGTCTTCGGCACGGGGATGAGCTTTCTGGAACAATCGGCGAAGGACGA is a genomic window of Acidobacteriota bacterium containing:
- a CDS encoding thiamine phosphate synthase, whose translation is MANFTNELGPRPLIYLITDGSATVAGFAGSSRRILKLVECAVRNGISLIQIREKRLPARFLFQLTSDAATITRNSNSKLLVNDRADIALAAGADGVHLTSSSVSPETLRAVFPSDFLIGVSTHSREEIANAKKSGADFAVFGPVFATPGKGTPTGLREFPEILAEVRPFPVLGLGGIDQTNFGDVLGVADGFAAIRFLNSEENIARLNAK
- a CDS encoding hydroxymethylpyrimidine/phosphomethylpyrimidine kinase translates to MKSQIPKPKIALTIAGLDPSGGAGIIADLKTFAAFGCYGAAALTSITFQNTQGVFGAENVSAENVRAQVAPIFDDFKVDAVKTGMLPTRGIIEEIAAMASEFGFENFVVDPVVRSTSGFDLIDDAALGSLIEKLFPLAILITPNAVEAERITGLKIESLADIVRAANIMHDFGARAVLIKGGHLSILDWGFGIGDLGVANSDLGFGIPDLGDMESGIGNSARRQAVRYTDAGSNARKAFDFLFIDGVEHRFSADFIETTATHGTGCTLAAAIAAGLANGKSLVDAVAAAKDFVNAAIRTAPMIGKGHSPINHLVKMPD